The following are from one region of the Aspergillus chevalieri M1 DNA, chromosome 1, nearly complete sequence genome:
- the ALG1 gene encoding chitobiosyldiphosphodolichol beta-1,4 mannosyltransferase (BUSCO:EOG09262Z2S;~CAZy:GT33;~COG:G;~EggNog:ENOG410PG9S;~InterPro:IPR026051;~TransMembrane:2 (o6-23i113-131o);~go_function: GO:0000030 - mannosyltransferase activity [Evidence IEA]): MIETLISLAFYASTAITFLILLLPSQYEPRRASDSKQNASSEPKTRIQILVLGDIGHSPRMQYHALSVAKHGGQVDIIGYHESELHPDISFNPRITIVPIPPHPAFLQTSNKLLFLVFAPLKIIFQVLSLWRCLAYQTEPAKWLLAQNPPSIPTLAIASLVCFLRHTNLVVDWHNFGYSILALKLGDTHPVVRFSKRFERVFCRYATAHLCVTEAMTSVLKRDFALEAPILPLHDRPASHLQPIHDTQVRQDFISSVPETSSAKSVLGTEDFRVLVSSTSWTPDEDFSLLIDALCEYSKLATTSKPSLPPILTIITGKGPQKAIYLKKISDLEIAGRLQKVSIRTAWLTTENYAKLLASASLGVSLHTSSSGVDLPMKVVDMFGAGLPVVGWNRFEAWPELVTEGVNGRGFGSVDELVEQLVDLFGDLTKLEKLRAGALRESERRWDGEWDPVAGKLLGLL; this comes from the exons ATGATCGAGACCCTTATCAGTCTCGCGTTCTATGCATCCACAGCGATCACGTTCCTgatcctccttctcccatCGCAATACGAACCCAGACGAGCTTCAGATTCGAAGCAGAATGCATCATCCGAGCCCAAAACAAGGATTCAGATCCTGGTACTGGGGGATATTGGCCACAGCCCGCGTATGCAGTACCATGCGCTAAGCGTTGCCAAACACGGTGGTCAAGTCGATATCATTGGGTATCATG AATCAGAACTTCATCCCGACATATCCTTTAACCCCCGAATCACCATCGTCCCAATTCCACCGCACCCCGCGTTCCTACAAACTAGCAACAagctcctcttcctcgtcttcgcGCCGTTGAAAATTATATTCCAAGTTCTCAGTTTGTGGAGATGTCTCGCATATCAAACCGAACCGGCCAAATGGCTCCTTGCTCAGAATCCACCGTCGATTCCTACACTTGCGATTGCCTCCCTTGTCTGCTTTCTCCGTCATACCAACTTGGTTGTGGATTGGCATAACTTTGGATACTCGATACTCGCGCTGAAGCTAGGGGATACTCATCCAGTGGTCCGGTTTTCGAAGCGGTTTGAGAGGGTGTTTTGCAGATACGCCACGGCGCATCTCTGCGTCACAGAAGCTATGACATCCGTCTTGAAGAGGGATTTTGCTTTGGAAGCACCGATCTTGCCTCTACACGATCGGCCGGCCAGCCATCTACAACCTATCCACGACACGCAAGTCCGACAGGACTTCATCAGCTCTGTACCGGAAACAAGCTCTGCCAAGTCTGTCTTGGGAACTGAAGATTTCCGGGTTCTGGTCAGTTCCACATCCTGGACCCCAGACGAAGACTTCTCACTCCTCATCGACGCACTTTGCGAATACTCCAAGTTGGCGACTACTTCTAAGCCTTCGCTACCGCCAATCCTCACCATTATCACCGGTAAAGGCCCTCAAAAGGCAATATACTTGAAGAAGATATCCGATCTCGAAATAGCCGGACGCCTCCAAAAGGTCAGCATCCGTACCGCGTGGCTGACCACAGAAAACTACGCCAAACTCCTCGCATCCGCTTCGCTGGGGGTTAGCCTACACACAAGCAGCAGTGGGGTTGACCTTCCGATGAAAGTTGTCGATATGTTCGGGGCTGGGTTACCAGTTGTGGGCTGGAACCGCTTCGAAGCCTGGCCGGAGCTGGTGACTGAGGGTGTCAATGGGAGGGGGTTTGGGAGCGTGGACGAGCTTGTAGAACAGCTTGTTGATCTCTTTGGGGATTTGACGAAGTTAGAAAAGCTTCGTGCTGGTGCTCTTCGAGAGAGTGAGCGTCGCTGGGATGGTGAGTGGGATCCCGTAGCTGGAAAACTTCTAGGCTTATTATGA
- a CDS encoding uncharacterized protein (COG:S;~EggNog:ENOG410PMH8;~InterPro:IPR024764,IPR024761;~PFAM:PF12657,PF12660;~TransMembrane:1 (i351-372o)): protein MLSPVTLRIFPSCYDCLSWSDDGELAVAAGEYVHILTPRSTAEQTTNDTGTAGGQWHFSRFRTNLFTASEWPVIYPQDRQTFSIGAEQSNSTIVGLKWSPPGLGRHRRCVLSVLTSNLMLSFYEPAGPGKWTRVAIVNDALKSYFEPLVEEEGPRLRKSTIRSFSWCPPIKPARSDEPSTPYSVPDAETRWGVQLLAVTNDDNEVIFLRTQRSRLEANSTNSYGFNLLSVTALGDLAGNYPMIHPGSVFSTALKSRIKASQLSCGPWLSQTSETQQDAYSVTSNVVILYGTKVRVIKLDVALTHQNDTTESDSPHKTIANAAELDAPSGLSQDRHFTGPFQWLYTGRSQEVLLTAGIFGGLVVISVPAFRYLTGEIENTEIQTQEWPFHENTVSGLQTDESRHWEPISGMSSTSNERDQQSTLYLSTIGGYGAAQAFNGVSDQIPFSLPPWKAAIDDYTDQFDIDRDLGGMVTGRIWGLACHNGHLAVAFTVHPKDMIEYRTAAEERTTVVFIRLDKQSEEESATAMSKPLADQTAELQRAKREAVLGYILHAEQRPDGYSELSKKVIYAAARCAILDCENEVLLIRARKSLDWLMAITVLDFREEMARSSVVEPKSLEKLEPPVKEIFEQCDICDAGIACNSISESQCANGHVFARCNLTFLSIQEPGVSKFCSDCGTEYLDGDLLGSHYDEGVRTTCQTLCDAFDICIYCGGKFRP, encoded by the exons atgttGAGCCCTGTCACTCTTCGGATCTTTCCTTCTTGTTACGATTGTCTTTCATGGTCAGATGATGGAGAGTTGGCGGTGGCCGCGGGGGAATATGTCCACATCCTA ACGCCACGAAGTACTGCTGAACAAACAACAAATGACACCGGAACGGCTGGAGGCCAATGGCATTTCTCCCGTTTCCGAACTAACCTTTTCACCGCCAGCGAATGGCCCGTGATCTATCCACAAGACCGTCAAACATTCTCAATCGGGGCGGAACAGTCCAATAGTACGATCGTTGGCCTGAAATGGTCTCCTCCGGGacttggaagacaccgacGGTGTGTCCTTAGCGTACTGACATCGAATTTGATGCTCTCGTTTTATGAACCGGCTGGGCCAGGGAAATGGACGCGGGTTGCAATCGTAAATGACGCCCTGAAGTCATATTTCGAACCTCTGGTCGAGGAAGAAGGCCCGAGACTACGGAAGTCGACGATACGCAGCTTTTCATGGTGTCCACCCATTAAACCCGCGCGTTCGGATGAGcccagtactccgtactcggTACCAGATGCTGAAACGCGCTGGGGCGTGCAGTTGCTAGCAGTGACGAATGATGATAATGAGGTGATATTCCTACGAACGCAACGGTCCAGGTTGGAAGCCAACTCTACAAATTCCTATGGGTTCAATCTATTAAGTGTTACTGCGCTGGGTGACCTGGCGGGTAACTATCCCATGATCCACCCTGGATCTGTATTCTCTACGGCACTCAAGTCTCGAATCAAGGCTTCACAGCTTTCCTGTGGCCCATGGCTATCTCAGACATCTGAGACGCAACAGGATGCCTACTCCGTGACTAGTAATGTGGTAATCCTTTACGGCACGAAAGTGAGAGTCATCAAATTGGATGTAGCGTTAACGCATCAGAATGATACCACGGAATCCGATTCTCCTCACAAAACAATCGCTAATGCTGCGGAGCTTGATGCACCTTCCGGGCTATCTCAGGATCGTCACTTCACAGGCCCTTTTCAGTGGCTTTATACT GGAAGATCCCAAGAGGTACTGCTCACTGCTGGTATTTTCGGCGGGCTTGTTGTCATATCTGTTCCCGCATTTCGATACCTAACAGGCGAAATTGAAAACACTGAGATACAAACGCAAGAATGGCCATTTCATGAAAACACCGTTAGCGGCTTACAGACGGACGAGTCGAGACACTGGGAACCGATTAGTG GGATGTCTAGCACGTCAAACGAAAGAGACCAACAGTCTACGCTCTACCTAAGCACAATCGGGGGCTACGGAGCAGCGCAAGCATTCAACGGCGTTTCAGACCAAATTCCCTTCTCTCTACCGCCATGGAAAGCTGCAATTGACGACTACACCGACCAATTCGATATCGACCGCGATCTTGGTGGCATGGTCACCGGGAGGATCTGGGGTTTGGCATGTCACAACGGCCATCTTGCTGTCGCCTTCACCGTGCATCCTAAGGATATGATCGAGTACCGCACTGCCGCAGAAGAACGCACCACAGTCGTCTTCATCCGCCTGGACAAACAGAGCGAGGAAGAAAGCGCAACTGCCATGAGCAAGCCACTCGCAGATCAAACAGCAGAACTGCAGCGTGCGAAGCGCGAAGCTGTTCTAGGATACATACTACACGCGGAGCAGAGACCCGACGGCTACAGCGAACTGTCCAAGAAGGTGATTTACGCTGCAGCACGCTGTGCTATTCTCGACTGTGAAAACGAAGTGCTTCTCATCCGTGCCCGAAAATCATTGGATTGGTTGATGGCAATCACGGTATTAGATTTCCGCGAGGAGATGGCCCGTTCGAGCGTCGTTGAACCGAAATCCCTTGAGAAGTTAGAACCACCAGTCAAAGAAATCTTCGAGCAATGTGACATCTGCGACGCCGGTATTGCATGCAACTCGATAAGTGAGTCACAATGCGCAAATGGCCATGTTTTTG CTCGATGCAACTTGACATTCCTATCCATCCAGGAACCGGGAGTCTCGAAGTTCTGCTCTGATTGCGGAACCGAGTATCTAGACGGCGATCTTCTCGGTTCCCACTATGATGAGGGTGTTCGGACGACGTGCCAGACGCTCTGTGATGCGTTCGATATTTGTATTTACTGCGGTGGGAAATTTAGGCCATAG
- the ubc2 gene encoding E2 ubiquitin-conjugating protein RAD6 (COG:K;~EggNog:ENOG410PHPZ;~InterPro:IPR016135,IPR023313,IPR000608;~PFAM:PF00179) — translation MKSYPSDSATRWAEVVARHTIFDQFLHRVCFSSSVFNALSNCSSSPGIHFGVIAFPGLSSPGFLCLFALTGRTQLAYLSLRTPQTTPRSSSNPAAMSTSARRRLMRDFKRMQTDPPAGVSASPVADNVMTWNAVIIGPADTPFEDGTFRLVMHFEEQYPNKPPGVKFISQMFHPNVYGTGELCLDILQNRWSPTYDVAAILTSIQSLLNDPNTSSPANVEASNLYKDNRKEYVKRVRETVEKSWED, via the exons ATGAAGAGCTACCCCTCAGACT CCGCCACCCGCTGGGCCGAGGTTGTTGCAAGGCAC ACTATTTTCGACCAGTTTCTCCATCGGGTTTGTTTCTCCAGCTCGGTCTTCAACGCCCTATCCAATTGTTCCTCCTCCCCGGGCATTCATTTCGGTGTCATCGCTTTCCCCGGTCTTTCGTCTCCAGGgttcctttgtctttttgcCTTAACTGGACGAACCCAGCTTGCTTATTTGTCTCTGcgaactcctcaaacaa CTCCCCGGTCCTCATCAAACCCCGCCGCCATGTCGACATCCGCTCGCAGACGTCTTATGCGTGATTTCAAG CGTATGCAAACCGATCCTCCTGCCGGTGTTTCTGCCTCGCCCGTAGCAGACAATGTTATGACATG GAATGCCGTCATTATCGGCCCTGCTGACACTCCCTTCGAGGATGGTACCTTCCGTCTGGTCATGCATTTCGAAGAGCAATACCCGAACAAGCCTCCCGGTGTCAAGTTCATTAGCCAGATGTTCCACCCCAATGTGTACGGAACGGGTGAATTGTGTTTGGACATTCTCCAAAACCGCTGGAGTCCTACCTATGATGTGGCGGCTATCCTTACCAGCATTCAGAG TTTACTGAATGACCCGAACACGTCATCCCCCGCAAACGTGGAAGCCTCGAACCTCTACAAAGACAACCGAAAGGAATACGTCAAACGTGTACGTGAGACCGTCGAGAAGAGTTGGGAAGACTAG
- a CDS encoding thiolase family protein (COG:I;~EggNog:ENOG410PG5V;~InterPro:IPR016039,IPR020610,IPR020617,IPR020616, IPR020615,IPR002155;~PFAM:PF00108,PF02803;~go_function: GO:0016746 - transferase activity, transferring acyl groups [Evidence IEA];~go_function: GO:0016747 - transferase activity, transferring acyl groups other than amino-acyl groups [Evidence IEA]), with amino-acid sequence MPIQTSAGLSARLFAQRTAIPASRRQFSCARPLLKEIQDAYILSASRTPTTNFNGSFASVSAPELGAAAIKSAVGKSNLPVEKITDVYMGNVLQGSVGQAPARQASIFAGLAPTVESMTVNKVCASGLKAVALAAQNIQLGLADAQVAGGMENMSRVPYYLPRAGQLPPFGDLKLEDGLVKDGLWDVYNQFHMGICAEQTAKKYEVSREEQDEYAIRSYERAQQAWNENKFADEIVPVTVKGRKGDTVVSRDEGFENLRADKLKTLKPAFLRDGTGTVTAGNASTMNDGASALVLGSKDLAREFGKGNRALARIVSTADAAIDPVDFPVAPAKAVPIALERAGITKDQVSVWEFNEAFAAVIKANEKILGLQNAKVNLLGGAISIGHALGSSGSRILVTLLHQLQPGEYGVAAICNGGGAASAMVVQKLDKVD; translated from the exons ATGCCTATCCAGACATCAGCAGGGTTGTCTGCCCGTCTTTTCGCGCAAAGAACAGCCATCCCCGCATCTCGGAGACAATTCAGTTGCGCACGCCCGTTACTCAAAGAGATTCAGGATGCTTATATTCTCAGTGCCTCGCGGACGCCTACTACTAAC TTCAATGGATCGTTCGCCTCCGTCTCCGCTCCCGAGCTAGGTGCCGCCGCTATCAAGTCTGCCGTGGGCAAATCGAACTTGCCAGTTGAAAAAATCACCGATGTTTATATGGGGAATGTTCTGCAGGGATCCGTCGGTCAGGCCCCCGCCCGTCAAGCCTCCATCTTCGCCGGACTCGCCCCAACCGTCGAATCCATGACCGTCAACAAGGTGTGCGCGTCTGGTCTTAAGGCGGTGGCCCTCGCTGCCCAGAATATTCAGCTTGGTCTCGCGGATGCTCAAGTTGCGGGAGGAATGGAAAACATGTCCCGGGTGCCGTACTATCTGCCGCGTGCGGGTCAGCTGCCACCGTTCGGTGATCTGAAGCTGGAGGACGGTCTGGTCAAGGACGGTCTGTGGGATGTTTATAATCAATTCCATATGGGCATCTGTGCAGAGCAGACAGCCAAGAAGTATGAAGTCTCGCGCGAGGAACAGGACGAGTATGCCATCCGTTCGTACGAGCGTGCTCAGCAGGCCTGGAATGAGAACAAATTCGCCGACGAGATTGTCCCTGTTACTGTCAAGGGCAGGAAGGGTGATACTGTTGTCTCACGTGATGAAGGGTTCGAGAACCTGCGTGCCGATAAACTGAAGACCCTGAAGCCGGCCTTCCTCAGGGACGGCACTGGCACCGTTACCGCTGGTAATGCATCTACTATGAATGATGGAGCCTCAGCTTTGGTCCTGGGAAGCAAGGACCTTGCCCGCGAGTTTGGTAAGGGTAACCGTGCTCTTGCTCGCATTGTATCGACTGCCGATGCCGCCATCGACCCCGTGGACTTCCCCGTGGCACCAGCGAAGGCCGTCCCCATTGCGCTGGAGCGTGCTGGAATCACTAAGGACCAGGTCTCAGTCTGGGAGTTCAACGAGGCTTTTGCTGCTGTGATCAAGGCTAACGAGAAG ATTCTCGGCTTGCAAAACGCCAAGGTCAACCTTCTTGGAGGTGCTATCTCGATTGGACACGCCTTGGGCAGTTCCGGCTCTCGTATTTTGGTCACATTGCTCCACCAGCTGCAGCCCGGCGAGTATGGTGTGGCTGCTATTTGCAACGGCGGCGGTGCTGCCAGCGCCATGGTTGTGCAGAAGCTGGACAAGGTTGACTAA
- the KLP1 gene encoding putative kinesin family protein (KinA) (COG:Z;~EggNog:ENOG410PGZJ;~InterPro:IPR019821,IPR036961,IPR027417,IPR027640, IPR001752;~PFAM:PF16796,PF00225;~go_function: GO:0003777 - microtubule motor activity [Evidence IEA];~go_function: GO:0005524 - ATP binding [Evidence IEA];~go_function: GO:0008017 - microtubule binding [Evidence IEA];~go_process: GO:0007018 - microtubule-based movement [Evidence IEA]), with protein MSSGPNTIKVVARFRPQNKVELASGGQPIVNFENEETCSISSQEGSGDFTFDRVFPMDSLQTDIFEYSIRPTVDDILNGYNGTVFAYGQTGAGKSYTMMGSDIEDDTGKGIIPRIVEQIFASILTSPSNIEYTVRVSYMEIYMERIRDLLVPQNDNLPVHEEKSRGVYVKGLVEVYVSSVQEVYEVMRRGGAARAVAATNMNQESSRSHSIFVITITQKNLETGSAKSGQLFLVDLAGSEKVGKTGASGQTLEEAKKINKSLSALGMVINALTDGKSTHIPYRDSKLTRILQESLGGNSRTTLIINCSPSSYNDAETISTLRFGVRAKSIKNKAKVNAELSPAELKQLLRKAQTQVTSFENYLSALESEVHVWRSGENLPKERWTPARSETMAIAKTEKPRPATPSRLQEVPRAETPRPDSRMGDRSSTPSLVLEKDERDEFLRRENELQDQIAERESHIVNVERNLREAREELKGLKENSARSGKDNDKLNTEINELRMQLEKVSYEGKEASITMDSLREANAELTAELDDVKQQLLDVRMKAKETTAALDEKEKKKAEKMAKMMAGFNLGGEIFSDNERKLQDLISRVDSLHSVSEAGETIAPDDILELRASLLETQGFIRQAELTMNDRGELGELQDSRRAEVERKLADLEREHESLLERNLGEGDVAEIRERLEKLHVTRKEDEVQAAEKLRDEITRKDKELNKLQQSLADSQSRVSTNGAAGKNLQQQIAEFDAMKKSLMRDLQNRCERVVELEISLDDAREQYNNVLRSSNNRAQQKKMAFLERNLEQLTHVQRQLVEQNSSLKKEVAIAERKLIARNERIASLESLLQESQEKLTQANHRFEAQLTAVKERLEAAKQGSTRGLPTMDGSGGFSFAGSRIAKPLRGGGGSESSAPNSAVAGVQSQETTGKRTSWFFDRR; from the exons AT GTCATCTGGACCGAATACCATTAAGG TCGTTGCGAGGTTTCGACCGCAGAATAAGGTGGAATTGGCATCGGGAGGACAACCGATTGTGAATTTTGAAAATGAGGAGACATGTAGCATCAGC TCTCAGGAGGGATCGGGTGACTTCACCTTCGATCGCGTGTTCCCCATGGACTCGTTGCAAACGGACATCTTCGAGTACTCCATTCGCCCTACGGTTGACGATATCTTGAATGGTTACAACGGAACGGTGTTTGCCTATGGTCAGACCGGTGCAGGAAAGTCGTATACGATGATGGGTTCAGATATCGAAGACGACACCGGGAAGGGTATCATTCCACGTATTGTCGAGCAGATCTTCGCCAGCATCTTAACGAGCCCGAGTAACATCGAATACACTGTCCGCGTTAGTTACATGGAAATTTACATGGAACGGATTCGCGACTTGTTGGTCCCCCAGAACGACAACCTGCCGGTTCACGAAGAGAAGTCGAGAGGTGTTTATGTCAAGGGACTTGTTGAGGTctatgtgtccagtgtgcaAGAGGTTTATGAGGTTATGCGACGTGGTGGTGCGGCCAGAGCTGTGGCAGCTACCAACATGAACCAGGAGTCTTCGCGGTCCCATTCGATCTTCGTTATTACCATTACGCAGAAAAACCTCGAGACTGGATCTGCGAAGAGTGGTCAGCTCTTTTTGGTCGATTTGGCTGGTAGTGAAAAAGTTGGCAAGACCGGTGCCAGTGGACAGACGCTTGAagaggcgaagaagatcaaCAAGAGTTTGAGTGCTCTTGGAATGGTCATCAACGCACTGACTGATGGAAAATCGACACATATTCCGTACCGTGACTCCAAGCTTACCCGTATCTTGCAGGAAAGTTTGGGAGGTAACTCGCGAACAACCTTGATCATCAACTGCTCTCCCAGTAGTTACAATGACGCTGAAACGATCTCGACTCTGCGTTTCGGTGTGCGGGCTAAGTCGATTAAGAACAAGGCGAAGGTGAATGCAGAATTGAGTCCGGCAGAGTTGAAGCAGCTTCTACGGAAAGCACAAACACAAGTGACGAGCTTCGAGAACTATCTTTCAGCACTGGAGTCGGAAGTTCACGTATGGCGAAGCGGAGAGAACCTTCCCAAGGAACGATGGACACCAGCTCGGAGCGAGACCATGGCCATTGCAAAGACCGAAAAGCCACGGCCTGCTACACCATCCCGGTTACAAGAGGTTCCTCGTGCCGAAACGCCGCGCCCCGACTCGAGAATGGGAGACCGCTCCAGCACGCCTAGTCTCGTACTAGAGAAAGACGAAAGGGACGAATTCTTGAGACGGGAGAACGAACTTCAGGATCAGATTGCAGAGCGGGAGTCTCATATCGTGAATGTTGAACGGAATCTGCGTGAGGCTCGGGAGGAGCTGAAGGGTCTCAAGGAGAACTCCGCCCGCTCGGGCAAGGACAACGACAAGTTGAACACTGAGATCAATGAACTCCGTATGCAGCTGGAGAAGGTGTCTTACGAAGGCAAGGAGGCATCGATCACCATGGACAGCCTTCGCGAGGCCAATGCAGAACTCACAGCGGAATTGGACGATGTCAAGCAGCAACTTCTTGATGTGCGCATGAAGGCTAAGGAGACTACTGCTGCTCTtgatgagaaggaaaagaagaaagcgGAGAAGATGGCCAAGATGATGGCTGGTTTCAACCTTGGTGGCGAGATCTTCTCCGACAACGAGCGCAAGCTGCAGGACCTCATCAGCCGCGTGGACTCGCTACACAGTGTCAGTGAAGCTGGCGAAACGATCGCACCGGATGACATCCTCGAACTCCGGGCCAGTCTCTTGGAGACCCAGGGCTTCATCCGCCAGGCAGAACTGACCATGAACGACCGGGGTGAGTTGGGCGAGCTGCAGGACAGCCGTAGAGCGGAAGTCGAACGGAAGCTGGCGGATCTCGAGCGGGAGCATGAGAGTCTTCTGGAGCGGAACTTGGGTGAAGGCGATGTGGCCGAAATCCGTGAGCGACTAGAAAAACTCCACGTTACTCGCAAGGAGGATGAGGTCCAGGCAGCTGAGAAATTGCGCGATGAAATCACCCGCAAGGATAAGGAACTCAATAAGTTACAGCAGTCGTTGGCGGATTCGCAATCCCGGGTTTCTACGAACGGTGCTGCTGGCAAGAACCTGCAGCAGCAGATTGCTGAGTTTGATGCCATGAAGAAGTCGCTGATGCGCGATTTGCAGAACCGTTGTGAGCGGGTGGTGGAACTCGAGATATCGCTGGATGACGCACGTGAGCAATACAACAATGTGCTGCGGTCGTCGAACAACCGGGCACAGCAAAAGAAGATGGCGTTCTTGGAGCGCAACCTGGAGCAGCTCACCCACGTGCAGCGGCAACTGGTTGAGCAGAACAGCAGTTTGAAGAAGGAGGTTGCGATTGCGGAGCGGAAGCTTATTGCTAGAAACGAGCGGATTGCCAGCTTGGAGAGCCTGCTACAGGAAAGCCAGGAGAAACTCACCCAGGCCAATCACCG ATTCGAGGCGCAGTTGACGGCTGTCAAAGAGAGACTGGAGGCTGCGAAACAGGGCTCGACGAGAGGGCTTCCTACCATGGATGGTAGCGGCGGGTTCAGCTTTGCTGGGTCGAGGATCGCGAAGCCACTCCgtggcggaggaggatcGGAGAGCAGTGCTCCCAACTCGGCTGTCGCAGGAGTCCAATCGCAGGAGACGACGGGAAAGCGCACCAGCTGGTTCTTTGATAGACGATGA